GGGTTCAGAAACCTTTTGCGACCAAATTTCCCGGAGAACCAGTTCGCCGGTGTGAGGGAGCTTCCTGAGCCCATCCGTATCGACGTCACCAAAAGGGGGAGAACCACAGATCTCACTGCAGGGGTCGTCAACGGCGCCCGATCTGTCATCAACCTAGGCCGTGGCATAAAGAGCGCGTTTGTAATCGTTTCCAAGCCTCCTATTACGCAGTTCTTTTCAGCCAAAGGGGACAGCGGATCGTGGATCATGGACAGAGCTGGTCGATTGGTAGGCATGATGTGGGGAGGGCGTGAGATGTTCGTTCAGAAAACGCAGAATAAAGTGATATGGGGCGACCTTGACGGCTACAAATCCCATGAATTCGACGTTCAGGATGTTACCTACTTTACCCCCACCAGCTACTTGTTCGGCTGGATCGAGAAGAGTTTCAAAGAATGGAGGAACGCATCTGGGGGGGACCTACCTGAACATTTCGAAGGGAGAGTTCGGCTTTTTGGTTAGGATTGATTGGTGTGATTTCCTTTGTTCAACACGACGGTCTGGCTTTCTTATACTACAGAAATTGAAACCAATTGCTCCAGGAAGCTGATGGCAACTGGAATGTGACTTCGCAGGATACTACCCAGTACAGCCGACTGCCAATTAGCCAAAGGGGGCAAAGCTGGTGAGTGTTGAAAGGGGCTTATAACCCGATCAGAGGAAGACTGGCTGCCATTCCATTCCTATTCACATCGACTTAAAGAAAGTGTTGGGCATAGAGGGAGTAAAGAAATTACTTTTCCATATCATGGCCACTTAGGAGCCCAATGACCCAAAACACCATGGCCCCCACTGTACCATGCGCCAGTTGAGTTCCATCTTAGAGTATTGACAAACTCCCATAGCTCTGTTCATACCTCTCCCCGGAAAACAGCGCCACTGAAACAATAGAACAGCTCACACAGAAATACCCCCTACATGGTCCCCATGTCAAAACCAGGGGCGATGTTGATCCGGCAGCTATTGATAACCTTTCCGTCTCTCTTGACGATACCTATCACAATGTTTAGCTTCTGGGCTTTGTCTTGGTGTTTTAGGGACACCTACAACTCAGGTCTCGACCAATCATCTTGAAATAGATGAGGAATTCCACCTTCCAGTGTCTCTTGCCGATCGGCTTGCCGTTCTTGCCAATCTCTGGCTCGATGGGTTTGATAAGACCTTGCTCTTTGAGAAAGGTGAAATCAACCTCGAGTGTGCCAGCCTTTTGAGCACCTGTCACAGTCTTGCGTTAGTGGTGCAGCGTTTGCCGGATATATCGGCCGTACCTTTGTTCTTTTTGTGTGTCAACCGATAGTGGGACTCGGTAGCCGTGTCTGAGACGTATATTATCTCGCAGCAGATGAGAGGGTTGCCATACTCGATGTAATGGACCGTTTCCAATGGCTTCTCGCTGACCCAATTCGGCCCTATCTTGTCTCCCTAAAGGCATTGTATCAGTACAGGAATCTTGCAAGAGTCACGGGATGGTCtcaccttcttcaacacccaGTATATGGTGTGCATTATAAAGTCGTCCCCAGTGGCCCTGTTAACAGAGTAACCCTGCCCACTGTGCTCGATGTGATCACCCCAAGGCTCCGAGCGCAAAAGTCCGTAGCTGGATCGGGCAAATCTCGCTGGCCCGTTCTTCTTGTCAAGGGCCCGAAGGATGGCGCCCTTGGAGACGGCATTCACTGCCATTCTCCTGTATCTCCGCGTCAGTATCATGAGCGGGACTGTAGGTAGATATGCGAACCTCTCTTGTTCTTCGAGCCGGTATAGCTTGATGGGACGAAGCCCGCGGCTCTCGCACAGACCCTCTAGAAACCTTTCCAACCATTTCTGCAGGGAAGGGGAGCCAGCGAAACCTCCCATCAGGATGACCCTCTGTGTACCACCGTGTAAGCTTGATTACAATTACTTGAAAGAGGTTCTGTCTCACATCGACATTATATCCATAGTTGCTTGCAGGGATTATCTGATTCTCCAAGATATCCCCAATTTGCACAAAAAGTCTCAGAAACATTGCCTCAATATCCTTTTTGCGAGCCATCAGCTTGAAAGAACACTTCATCAGAAAAAGACAGGAAACTTGCGCTGAAATAATGGCACAGTTGCCTTTGAGGCCTTTTCCTGGCTTGAGGTTTCCGGAGACAAAGAGAGAAAGCTTTTTTTTGTTGAGGTAAATGTCCCAGCACCGCTTGTGGGTGGTCTCGATCTTGATCATGATATGCTCGACAAGACCCCGAATGGTGACTCCGTTGACTTCCAGCTGGGTTTGatccttgagaagcttgatCAGGTGCTCTCGGAAGTACTCGTTGAGGTAGCTGGACCCGCAGAGCCCGCCTGCTGTTGTGAGACTTTGGGTCAGGGACCTGCGAGGGGTTACTTACCACCATGGGGGACTACCTCCTTGCTTAGTCTTAGCGGGAGCTGACTCTCGATTTGATACGTGACGGCATCGACGGTGCCACCGCCTGAACTTGTTAGCCATGTGCGGCCCACAGGTTCTAACACTCATACCTGCATCCAAGAGGACAATCGTATCCCCACGCTGCAGAGGTAGTCGAGTTAGCCAACTTCGAACTCACAGAGGGGTTCTGAACTCACTCTGAAGCCACAGTTCTGGCTGACCATGTACGTTGCTGCCGCCTCTGGCTCAGAAACAATGAACAATCTTTCAATGCTGTTGTTTTCAGTGTCAACACCTGGGAACTTGGCACGGTCCATGGCAAGCGCCAGGCAAGTCTGCATAATGCGAAGGGCCTTGGGGTCCCATATGGCAGGGACACAGAGGACGACTTCAAACTGCCAGCTCTCATCGACGCCTTGCTTTGCGAGCTCAGACTTGGCGTGAGCTAGCAAATGGGAGAGGAAATCGGTAATAGGCTGGTAATGGTTTCTGATGACCTTGCTGTTGCAAAGTGGCCTCAGAGTCTTTCCGAGGTGGGCTCGAACAGGCTTGGTAGTCGCGTTCTTATCAAGCAAGAGCTTGAAGCGTGCGAGCGGACAGGTCATCTTGTTGCTGTGAGCAGTAGGGATGGACCACAGATGGTCGACTTGGTATCCCCAGCGAAATCTCTGCGAGTCattggcctcctcctcgtcatcgctcTCATCGGAGTCACCATGGTTTTGATCACGCATGAGGACGTCGCCCCCAATGTCAGTCGCTTCTTGGGGgacgatggcttcttgcTTGTAGTAGCGTGAATTGGCGTGATACATGACCTCAGTAGGAACCTTGTACCACATAGGGTCGTCCTGGCGACAGACCATGGCGACGTCTGGGAAGTTCCCAATAGACCGGATGGAGCTTGGATCTATGGAGTCCGGGGAGCAGCCACGGGGTATCTTGACGGCGGAGACGGCTGACGCCGTGGTGCCAAAATCGACTGAGATGATACAGCGATTCAGGGTGAGATCATGAGTCGACTCAAACAGTCGCTCCACATCCTCTTCGTTCAATTTCTGGGAGGAGATTGGCTTGCCCAACGAGCAACGCGGGCGGCGCCCGGGTCTGTCACGACTGACAGGGGTGGGCAGGGGCATATTGGTGAGCGAGGCTTGAATAGACTTGCCTATGAACAAAGAGATGTAGTCGTAAGAGAAAGAGTTATTCACGAGGGCGAAAAGGCTCTCATTTTACGTCGAACAGTCTGCAACGGTGTCACCTTGTTTCCTCAAGCGTGTTTCCCCGGGAAATCAGGCTCCCAAGGCATGAAATTTTTTTCATCACGGCAAAGTGCATTTCTAAAGCAAGAGTGTTATTGCAATCACACTGTTTGCATCCACCGACCAATCATTGTTGCCCGTCATTTGTGAGACATGAGGTGAGACGGCAACATGGGAGCGCCACTTTACAGCCAAGAGGACAAGCGTGTTTGTTACGCGACGGTGAAGAAACTGATCTCCCCCCTCTCATTCTGCCAATGTGCTTCCGTTGTTTTGACTCATgccatcatggagaagaCGCTGACACGGAAGAATGGGAGGGTTTGGAGCGACAGCAATCGCCTTCAACTCCTGGCCTATCTCAACTGGTGTGCCACGTACAGAGAGAACTTGCTCCCGACGGCTGAAGATCACCTGAAGCGAGTCACTGGCAACGACTTCACGCAGACGCAGATCCGTCGGAAGCTCCGGCTCGAATGGAAGAATCATGGGCTATGTGACAACTTCGACGACGTCTTTACCCAGGGGACGCCCAGCCTCGACCTATCCGACGAAGAGCAAAGCGAGATTCAGTCCATATTCACcggccttcttcatggtCCACACGGGTTGCGCAACAAGACCCGGGAGACCCGGACTCGGTCTCGGGCTGCGCTGAACACGGTCAGGACGTTCGCGACCAAGAGACCGGCCATCAGGCTGAAGGTGACCAACAAGAATTCTCCAGTAAGTCTTGCCTGATTGAAGAGTCGGTGTCGCATCTAAGTTAGCGATAGACACGTCCAGGGGCGAGCCTCTATCCCGTGGATTACAGCGTCAATGATgaaggcgacgaggacaacGCTGTGAATTCGATCGACGTACTTCATACTGAAAGCGAAGTTAGCGAACTCTCGTCCCTTTATCCTAGCCTTCAAAGTGCTCCGCATAGCCCAAGCCTGACATCAAGCCCCGGTCCAACTGAGCAACCTTCAGACGACATAtcagctcttcaagatgagGTGTTGAAACTCAAGGGCTATAATTTGACCCTCCAGAACCGGGTCTCTGAGCTGGAAACGGATCACGAAGAGATGCGTCACCTCCGCAAGTCGTCGAAGGGTGACATTAACTATTGCAACCGAATGGTGTCCATCTTGGAGAAACGAAATAAGGCCATGTCTACACATTCTGGCAACTTGGAATATTCCAAGGCACGAAGGCCTGGCCTGCCGGAGAGCACCATCATGCAAGAACTTCAGGATCTTTACCTCGGAATTCTAAACGAAGCTCAAGCATTCTCCCGAGGTGACAAAAGCCCAAAGATTAGCAACAATAACGAAAATGCACATCCAGCGAGAGGTTGGGCAATCAAAGCCTCTGGCTGGGACCTTCATCCTCTCTTATGTCACTACATGAGTGAGAAGATCCCTAGCTCAAGGCTTGTTGCAGCCCTGGTTGCGGCCGGGATCTTCGACCTTGTTTTTGAACGCGCCTTTCCAGATGTTTTGGGCGTTGAGAGTCCACTCATGAATGGCTATAGAAGGCACATCCTGGCCAAAGGTAAGAGCGCGTCGCATGTTgctggagctcgaggctAACAGATGCTCTAGACGGACCTGAGGCCCTCCATATGGCCGATCTCGCCGCCCTGGAGTCTCTCACACAAAGAGACAGTGATGGCAAGGATAGACTTAAGGAGCAGATGATTGAAGAAAAGGTCGAGCACCTTTCTGAGTTTATGCTACAGAGTCTAAGCTTCTGCATCACGGCAAAGAGCCAGGACATGATACCAGACGGCGGCATGGTCATGCAAGAGCCCCCCGACCTCGACAACCCGTTGAGAAAAGCTTTTAGCCTGAAATTCTCACTGACCACTTCAATGACGCGTTTGAAGTTCTACTTTTTCTTGCCTGGGcacgactttgacgagacaaGCATGGAAAAAGACGATATGTCGAGCGATGGCTGTGTTGTGAAGCTGTGCCTGCTTCCGGCTCTATTCTCTGTGCCGAGGGATAAACTTGACACGAGGATCGAAGAGTCTCGATGGGAGGTTGAGACTCGCTACGATAGATGTCTGACAGAGGCGATGGAGGAAGAAGTGGCATCTCTCCGCCTTGTTGCCAAGGCTATTGTACTCACCTGAGGGCTGTATTCGTGATTGGGAGTATTTTGGTGCATTTTCGGTCACAAGCTCACACAGGTAGTGGATAGATAGTCTCTTGCGACGGATGGACAAACATATGATGTAGTATCAAGGAGCGCAAACAGTCCCCAAAGAGGTCCCCTGCAATCGCTGTAGATTGGTTGTGCCTCCCTTCCACGGGCGACACTTACCAATCACAAGCGCTGTTATCCGACGGAAAGCCTATTTTCCAACACCACGATCAAACTCGACACCGCCTCATCCTGCAGTAATTACCCGTCTACAGTAGCGCTGGCGGCGTTTCAGCAGATGGCAACCAGCCGAGGAAAGGGACAACCACCCCCGTAGGGAGACCTGTAGAATCCCATGGAAACTGTAAAAATGATTTGGTTGGTTCTTCTGGATCATGGTTGCGACACCAGTCAGGCTGGGAATGGTGGTCGGCCTCCCGCAGGATTAGATCAATTGTTTGCAGGGGTTCGCGATCAAACGTATGGCCAGCCGGCCAGCGGCATCGATCTGCCGAAAGTAATTTTGGGAAAAAGCTAAGGACAAACCGGAAAAACGAGAAAGCAAGGTTACGCTGCACGTTTGCTATTGGGGGTCGACTCACCATTAGCCTCGACGGCTGGGAGGCAGACAGGCAGGTTGCAGATCAGGGGCTCCCTACACTCATGGTTGGTACTGGGCTTCATTCTATGCTGATCGCTGGAACTGCCTAGACAGGTACTGACGTGGCAAGCGCAGCCACTGCCCAGCCATGAACGCAAGCGGGCGCCTCATGAGTTACGTGGAGTTGATTGCCTAGTGACTTATGCGGGAGGCCGACCAATCGCTTTCAGGCGTCCTGCAATTGTAGCACACctcttggacttggtcaTAGAGGGGTCAATGGTCTATATCTGATGACTACCTACTAAACCATCTCTGCCGGGCGTCTcacctcttcatcagcacGCATACGAGTCTTGCAACCACAGATATGTCCTTTGTCGTCATgaccagcaacaacagcgcGACATCCCGCAACGGTGCGGCGGACATGGATCTTGAGAAGGATACCCGACCAGAACACTCGTAAGAATCAAGCAGCCCATTTGCCGAATGCTGTGAGGGTAACCAACTATGGTAGACCTTATGCTGGTGAAATTTGCACCGTCTCCTTTGGGGACGGCAAGAGCCTTCACATTCCACGTGAACTTCTCTACCAAGTCGAGAGCATCTCCTTGGGTCTCACCGTGATCCCTGGGTACAAGCCTTGCTTTAACGAAATGTCTTCCGAGACTGGCCATGTTCTGGTTCATTTCCTTACGTGCGGCGTCTACCAGTGTCTCAGGCCCCAGGGTGACAGTCCAGAGGAGAGACGCGTCTCCGAGTTCAGAACTGCTCTTGATGTGTATGTTGCGGCCGAATCACTGCAGCTGCCTCGACTCCGCGACCTTGCACGACGGGAAATCACCAGACTGGGCGACAACCTTACCCTCCCATCTATCATATCGGCCATAGAAGACTCCGGTCGATCTCTCAAGACGCTCCCTGGTGTTGTCGCGTACGTTGAATCTCGCATTCTCTCCTTTGGCGAAGAAGCGACGCCGGAGGGAGTCGACGAGATgcttgtcgagcttgggTGGCCCGAAACTCTGAGCAGGGCTTTGTTGAAAGCCATGGTGCTCCTGAAAAGTTCAGAACTGTCTAAAAAAACGCAAAAATTCCACGAGGACGGGGGGCAAGGCTTTTGCGAGACTGCTAAAAGTgtctcggaggaggagctgaCGAGGAAAAGGATTTCACCCACAGAGCAGGCTATGAAAGACGCTGAGGCAAAGGCCGAAGCGATGGCCAAGCAGgaagctgagaaggaggccattAGGGCGGCCAAAGCGGAGGAGACCATTCGagcggctgaggaggagggggccATTCGAgcgctcgagaaggaggaggccattCAAGCGgccaaagagaaggaggcgtGGTTGAAAGAAGAAGCGGAATTGCAAACGCTTCGgaataagaaatataagaGGGGGGGCAAACTCATTAGGAGGGATCAAAATCGCCTCGATGAGCTTGTGAAAAGGTCTGAAAGAAGAGCCGAAGCCCGAGGTTCTTGCAAGCCTAGACCTAAGGCCCTTGTGGTTCCTACCGAAGGACAGGTCACGGTAGATCCGTCGTTTACGTTCCCGGCCATGGATGGTAAGTGATTGTCCACCCTGCTAATCTGACACTGTACCTCTAACTGCACTGTCTGGCTAAGGAACACCGACTTCCGAAACATTTGAAGACTTGAatgtggagatggaggctcaGGAGGCCAAAGCCTCGGAGACGCCTTCGTCGAGAAGCTCTGGAACTTGGAGTCTCTAGGAAGCTCCTGAGGCATATTCCAGGCAGACATCCCCTGAGCTCAGACCCGTGCGTTTACACAGATGGAATAGTATCAGATTGTTAGTAGAACGCTCTCGAAAGTCTAAAGAGACGGCGATGTCTTGTTTTTGGCTAGTTTGGGTCGGGGAGAGTTTTGGGCAGGGACTGGCGGGTATTTGTATTTATGTTTGGGTCTGATCTCGGAACGCTGTGGTGAAATACCCATGGAGTGTCCGCTCGCTCTTTTAATCTGTCAAATGCCGCTGAATATTTATGCAGATAATTCGGACTCGGGAGACTCCATCGTGATGGCCCTGGAGTTCCTAGTTGATGCCTAGATAGCTTGCCTCTCCCATCATCTACGGCCTTTATTTGGGAATCGCACTGACCTATTCAACTTTACTCACCAAGCCGTGTCTAGGGCCTATTCTACGGTCATCAGGACCTTTCAAGGATGTTTAACCATAGAGCCCGTCGCTCTATGTTGAATCTGTAGAGCCATACTCGGTGACTAGGCTATGGACTTTGGTGAAGTAGGCAGTTGGTGTGTCACTTTTTACACTCTGCCTGAGCCTCAAGTGGCTTATTTCAGCACCGTAGAGTTTCACATGTATGGTGTCAAAATAATGGGCCACCAACTACCTCAAGTTGCCATCGGGCAAAGTTTCTGCCTATGTTCCGTTCGTCTCTCTGCATGAGGCTTTCTTGGCTTGCATGGTGACATCGCATTTGTCCGAGGCCGACCAGTGCATTGGTAATGATTCATTAAACGTCTTTTAATGTTGCTTCTCCCCCTCTTTTCCTCCCTTTGGATCATATCTAACCACGATTCCGCGTTTTTCACTGTCAAAGACAGCAAGCATGCCTTTCGACGACATAGCACCCGATCTTGAGATCGACTACTCTATTGCTGATAGCACCTGTGGTGACAATTCGGACTCacaagatgatgagagacCCTTCCTCTTGTCTTCCGACTCTGAAGAGCCGGGCCAGGACTCAGACGTCGAGGTCATGGAGAACCGGCCACAGCGCTCGTTAGTCGTCCTATCCCCCTACCATGTCTCGGTAATCCAGACTAACAACATCCTGAGGCCATATGCGAGCGATATAGTTGCCCTCAGATTCAGTCCCAGCCAAACACTTCGCATCCCTCGTCAGTTCCTGGAGAAAACCCCGCTTGCCGCTCGTCTCGCGCGGTGCGAACCGCCAAACGAGCTGGATCTGGGATCCATCCAGTTCGATGCCGGCCACGTCATTGTGAACTTCCTCGTGACGGGCAAATACCAGTGCCTCGAGCCGTGGGGAACGACCGCTGCTGGAAAGTACTCCTCGGAGTTTAGAACTGCACTTCGCGTGTACATGGCTGCCGAATCTCTCGGATTGACGGACCTCTTCAACGTTGCACAAGAAGAAGTCAAGAAGGCTGGTGACAAGTTGAGCTTCCCTCAGGTTGTCGACAACGTCCACTTTTTGGACCCCTTCCATGCACACTTTCCGTGGATCGGCGAGTACGTCCAGTCTCGCATGGTCTCCTTTTGGGAGAACACCACGGTCGAACAGGCGACCAAGATGACGTCTGATGTCTTGGGCCCTTCAAACCTACATAAGATACTAATCAGCGGGctgctgaagatgaaggcttCTTCCAGATGGCTTCCGGAGCATGAATCGACCATCAGAGATATGCAAACCCCGGAAGGTCGTGTTGAAGAAGACTTGGCTCCTCACAGCCAGATGGTAGAGAAACTAAAGATTGCGAATGAGAAGATGTTGAAGTTGGCTGCAGAGCTAAAGACGGTGGGAGTCTTTCAGGAGGGGATTAAAGAGAAGTCGGGTCCAAGCAGCTCACCCAAACAGCAGGGCGAGCCACGCCTTCAGATGCCTGAGGTCACCCTCCTCCAAACGCCGGATCTGCCTCCAAAGAAAGGAGTGAAAGAGATTGAGCAGGAAGCTGTCTTGGAACAATGCGAACTGAGATCCCTCATGTCCAAAAGCCTCGACAGGGAGGAGACCCCGTTGGGGTTTTCCTGGGCCGACCAGAAATGCCTTAACCTTCTTGAGCAGAAAAGTCATAGAAGGGCTGACGTCTTGAATGCGAAAAGAGATTGGGATCGGATTGATCTCCAACAACAGAAGGCGGACGCAGCTTTCAAGGATGCTATTAGCAACCGTAAGTGGTTCCGTTTCAAGTCATGATGCTAAGGCTTTTGTACATAACTGCTAATGGCATCTTTTTCTGGATATCTAGAAGGAATGTTTCGCGAAATTTGGCGCGACGGTTCCTCAAGCCTGACAAAGATCATTTTCTTCCGGGCAATGCGCAAGAAGTACCACTCCGAGAAACTCGAAGCGATGGCAAAAAGGAAGGCTGCGGTGGAACGGTATCAATCCCCCACCTCGGAACCCGAGGATCCCGATCAGGGTGGTTATTCGGAAACAGTGAGTAGTGAAAGCAACTCTCGCTCTTTTTTATCTACGGGCCAGAAGACTCCTGATTCGGGCGACGGATGGAGCACTGCTGAAATGTGTTTGGAACTGGAATCTCATTTGAATGGGGGGAGCTGGCGCGGTTGCGGCTCATGCAGGATGCTTGTGATGGAGACTATCCAAGACATGGTTACTCTGCCGGAATTGGAAGTGTCTGAGGATTAATGCCCGGAGGTTTGATGGTGTGGTACATGTTCTTTGTTTGGTAATGGACTTGATGTTTTCAGTTTGGCTTCAACGTTAATATCTATGTTTGTCTTTATTCTAGCAACGAAATTGTGCACAATGAATGGCAAGTAGAACAATTCGTTGCAAAAAAAAATTCAAGAATACTATTGGGATTTTAATGATATTCTTAGCTCGTATGGAttggaagaaaaagaaggcaCTCAGCTCAAGCCTTAACCTCGGGTGtttcccctcttctccacTCGCTCAACTGAGGGGCTCACAAAGTCCCGCTCTCATGATCTCATCACCCTCTACAACCATTGAAAGGGACGTTGAAGAAAGGTTTGGTCTTATATCCTAGAAACATAACTTTAACTCGATATGGCAGAGCCACTAGAGCAGCAGACCATTGCCctcatcggcctcggcaCCATTGGCCTCTCGTTCGCCGCGTTGCATCTCCGATATTCAAACGCGAATCTTCGGCTATATGACGTACGAGATGACCTCGAGCATCACATCTCTACCCTTCTGCCGGTATATTTAGAGTCAGTGAAGAAAGAAGCGACAGAGACCCTCTCTGTCCAGCAACTCATATCTACCGGACGGCTGTCGATATGCTCTACCATCGAAGAGGCATGCTCAAACGCAACTATCGTTCAGGAGCAAGGCCCCGACAAGATCGAATTCAAGCAGTCAAACTGGGCTAGCGTCATCAAGCATGCTCCGGCAAATGCACACCTATGGAGCTCAACATCTGGTATTTGCGCTTCCAAGCAGGTTGAACATCTTGAGGACAAGACAAGAGTTCTTGTGGTTCATCCTTTCAACCCCGTAAGTACTATCGAGTCGAGGATGATTATAAATCGGATACTGACATGGGACAAGCCGCATATCATGCCATTAATCGAGGTGGTGCCGTCTCCCCACACCGCGCCCGAGAGAACCCAGTTTGCCATGGATTACTTTAACAGTCTTGGCTCAGGCCATCGCcccgtcaagatcaacaaaGAAACCCAAGGCTTCGTTGGAAACCGTCTGGCCTTTGCTCTTTTCCGCGAAGCTTGCCACCTCGTTGCCAACGACGTGGTCTCGGTCGAGGATTTAGACACCATCATGGAAAACAGCCTAGCACCGAGATGGGCCGTGGCCGGTCCTTTCAAGACATACAACAGCGCCGGAGGAACTGGCGGTATAGGAGCATTTATGCATCACTTAGCTGGAACTATGGAGGCGTGCTGGGACGATGTCGGAGATATAACCTTTAAAGGAACATCTGCCGGGGCCTCGGCTCCACGTCCGAGCATCTCGGCAGAGAGTGAAGACTGGACAGAAAAGGTTTCCAGGCAAACAGAAGAGGCCTATGGAAGGCCAACTGCGGACTCGCTGGCTGAGAGGGATCGAAATCTGCAAAAGATTATCCAGGCTCAGCCAAGTAAGAGATAGTACAGAACGCAACCCCCAGGGGTCCAGTTTGCTGTAGACCCCTTAAGCTAGTTTATCCTCTTCCCACTTTTACAAATCACGCTCTGGAATCATCAAACACTAGATCATGCTAGCTACTGATCGGACCTTAGTTACACCGCTCCAACCCACTCCACGAAGCTATTCCCCTTCCGCTTAGAAATACAAGCCAAGAAAATCACGGAATCGCCCATGTTGCTATCGATATATGTTTCATCCCAGCATGGACCCTCCCCGGATCTGGTCTAGTCTCCCGGAAAACCGCGCGCGTTTCGGACGAACAACCGGCCGAACCTCGATTTGTCAGTATCTGGCGGTTTCCCTGGGCCGAGGTTCATGCCATGGATTAGATAAAGAGTGGGCTAACTGTTGCCGATCTAACAGACCGCTGGGGCGATCGGGAGATTTACGGTGTCTGTGTTGCATTGTCGTGGGGACTAGAGGTTGCAAGGGTTCTGAGATGCTCGTATAAAAAGGGCCTGGAGTCATGATACAATTGCCATATGGAACTGCAGGTGCTTTGATATTAGTTTTCTCTTTTCAACTTTAGAATACTCAAAATGGCTGCACCAAGATACGGCTCACCAGGTGTTGATCCTGCACCACTCTTTGAGCCCCTAACCTTTACACCCTCTGGACGCACCGGACCGAACCGCTTCCTCAAAGCCGCTACGTCTGAACGACTATCTTCATGGGACCCCAAGGACGAATCAGCCCGAGGAATTCCCTCAAAGCAACTGATCACCCTATACAGAAGTTGGGGTGCCGGCGGATGGGGCCAGATTCTCACGGGCAACATCGCCACCGACGCCGTGCATCTCGAAGCAGCGGGTAacgccatcgtcaaggcaACCGATCCCTTTGAGGGTCCCCGATTTGAAGCCTTCAAGGAACTAGCAGCTGCTGGAAAGGAAAAAGGCAGCCTCTTGATCGGCCAAATCACCCATGCAGGTCGTCAAGTCGAATCCTGGATACAACCCAACCCCATCAGCGCTTCTGCGGTCCCTCTAAAGCAGTCTGCCACGGGCCGTACCTATGGTGAAGCACGAGAGGCCACCAAGGAAGATATTTCTGCTATCATCGAGGGATTCGCTCACGCCGCAGAGTACCTGGAAAAGGCTGGCTTTGACGGCATTGAGCTTCACGGTGCTCACGGCTATCTAATCGCTCAATTCCTCAGCCCCCGTACCAACAAGCGAACTGATGAGTACGGAGGCAGCCTCGAGAACCGTTCCCGAATCGTCTTTGAGATTGCCAACGAGATCCGAAAACGCGTGAGCCCCAAGTTCATCCTAGGCATCAAGATCAACTCGGTCGAGTACCAACCAGAAGGCATCACACTCGACGACGCCAAGAACTTCAGCATCGCGTTGGAGAATGCTCATTTCGACTTTATCGAGATCTCCGGTGGAAACTATGAGAAGCTA
This Fusarium keratoplasticum isolate Fu6.1 chromosome 6, whole genome shotgun sequence DNA region includes the following protein-coding sequences:
- a CDS encoding Oxidored-FMN domain-containing protein, translated to MAAPRYGSPGVDPAPLFEPLTFTPSGRTGPNRFLKAATSERLSSWDPKDESARGIPSKQLITLYRSWGAGGWGQILTGNIATDAVHLEAAGNAIVKATDPFEGPRFEAFKELAAAGKEKGSLLIGQITHAGRQVESWIQPNPISASAVPLKQSATGRTYGEAREATKEDISAIIEGFAHAAEYLEKAGFDGIELHGAHGYLIAQFLSPRTNKRTDEYGGSLENRSRIVFEIANEIRKRVSPKFILGIKINSVEYQPEGITLDDAKNFSIALENAHFDFIEISGGNYEKLAFKHVKEENRKRENYFLTQAEEIIKSLKGETRVFSTGGFKTTEGLVNSLATLDGVGFGRAACQDPGLPNAIKNEGATGVLKQAYDEEGFQAMALVFVLINQIANGLRPADFSVQENVDEAWEKAKQHLQRVAEDKEHYVI